Genomic DNA from Fibrobacter sp. UWP2:
AGCTCGTTCTCGCTCTTGATCCAAACGTACGCCCCTTCATTGTCGGTGGTACATTCCGGGAGGCTGTCCAAATCGGCGACCAGGTCAAGGGAACCCCCTTCAACAATGTTGGTTGTTTCGTTTGTGTCGCCACAGGCGACAAGAAACGCGGTGATCGTTGAAAGGGCAGTCAACGATTTGCAGGCAAAAGAACAAGTCTTCATGGTAGCCTCACAATGAATTTTTTAGTCTAGCACGCAGCGGATGGAAAATGCACTGTATTCGGTGTCGTCTTCCATGGTCATGTAGTTGCCTTGATCGCTGTTGTTCGATAGCCAGTATGTTCCGTAAATGCTGTCTTTAATGGCCCACCAGTTGGCTTTCTCGTCAATTCCAAAGAATTCATATTCGCCTTCATCGTCACGAGCAGCTGATCCACTGGCGAGAGCGTTGAAACCAAAACGGTCGCTGCCGGCCATACCATCCCAGCCGGTTTTGCTTTTTACCATGGTTCCAAAATTTGAACAGAAGTTTTCGGCATTGGCGTCAAATGAACCGCCGCAGGCCATAAATGCGAGCGCGTCAAGATCGGTGTCGGTGGGCAAATGCGTTCCCTCGGGGCAAGCGCTGCTTAGAACGGCCTTGGTGCCAAGGTAAAGCGCCCCTAGTTTTTCGCAGTTGAAGTCTTTGTTGTCGTAGCATACGGACCCCTTGGCTGGCTGATAGCTCAAGTTACTGCCGAACCAGCAGGTGTTGGCGCCATCTTTGTTTGTCAGGGTGATGATGTCGTATACGGCATCATCTCTGGAGTCGGTAAATGTCTTGGGACACACCACCACCGAAGAGGAAGACTCCACCGACGATGAGGATTCAGGCTTGGAATCCGCAGAGGGCATGATAACAACTAGGGTGTCCTTCCCGTGTTT
This window encodes:
- a CDS encoding FISUMP domain-containing protein, which gives rise to MKKTLSIFAVLALSFTGCTLYDTFDEDLLPITQAEEISSSSVADKESSSSEKHGKDTLVVIMPSADSKPESSSSVESSSSVVVCPKTFTDSRDDAVYDIITLTNKDGANTCWFGSNLSYQPAKGSVCYDNKDFNCEKLGALYLGTKAVLSSACPEGTHLPTDTDLDALAFMACGGSFDANAENFCSNFGTMVKSKTGWDGMAGSDRFGFNALASGSAARDDEGEYEFFGIDEKANWWAIKDSIYGTYWLSNNSDQGNYMTMEDDTEYSAFSIRCVLD